A single region of the Dioscorea cayenensis subsp. rotundata cultivar TDr96_F1 unplaced genomic scaffold, TDr96_F1_v2_PseudoChromosome.rev07_lg8_w22 25.fasta BLBR01001984.1, whole genome shotgun sequence genome encodes:
- the LOC120257257 gene encoding LOW QUALITY PROTEIN: trans-resveratrol di-O-methyltransferase-like (The sequence of the model RefSeq protein was modified relative to this genomic sequence to represent the inferred CDS: deleted 1 base in 1 codon): MNVLPFASLVVDPNIIDPSHILGPWFKSPKGTPFEFYFSKGFWEVVDEKPEFNKGFNEGMASDSELVGDVVMMTCRDVFKGLKSLVDVGGGTGIMARAIAHAFPETKCTVLDLPHVINTVNDDNSLVEYIGGDMFVSVPHANAALLKWILHDWDDEDCVKILQNCKKVIPTRDQGGKIIIIDMVVGVTSDKHAYAVETQLLFDMMMMILFNGKERNESDWRKLFLAAGFKDYKITPFLGLRSVIELYP, encoded by the exons ATGAATGTTCTCCCCTTTGCAAGCTTGGTTGTGGACCCAAATATTATTGATCCTTCACATATCTTGGGGCCATGGTTCAAGAGCCCTAAGGGGACACcctttgagttttattttagtaaagGGTTTTGGGAGGTGGTCGACGAGAAGCCGGAGTTTAACAAGGGGTTCAATGAGGGGATGGCTAGTGATTCGGAGCTTGTGGGTGATGTTGTTATGATGACTTGCAGGGATGTGTTTAAGGGGTTGAAATCATTGGTTGATGTTGGTGGTGGGACTGGAATTATGGCAAGAGCTATAGCTCATGCTTTCCCGGAGACTAAGTGCACCGTTCTTGATCTGCCTCATGTGATTAATACTGTGAATGATGACAATAGCCTTGTTGAGTACATTGGTGGCGATATGTTTGTCTCTGTTCCTCATGCCAATGCTGCTCTCCTGAAG TGGATTTTACATGACTGGGACGATGAAGATTGTgtcaaaattttacaaaattgcaAGAAAGTCATTCCTACAAGAGATCAGGGAGGAAAGATTATTATAATAGATATGGTGGTGGGAGTCACATCAGACAAGCATGCTTATGCGGTGGAAACACAATTACTTTTtgacatgatgatgatgattctt TTCAATGGAAAAGAAAGGAATGAAAGTGACTGGCGCAAATTATTTCTTGCAGCAGGCTTCAAGGATTACAAGATCACTCCATTTCTAGGCCTTAGATCAGTTATCGAGTTATATCCCTGA